In the genome of Vanacampus margaritifer isolate UIUO_Vmar chromosome 1, RoL_Vmar_1.0, whole genome shotgun sequence, one region contains:
- the cga gene encoding LOW QUALITY PROTEIN: glycoprotein hormones alpha chain (The sequence of the model RefSeq protein was modified relative to this genomic sequence to represent the inferred CDS: inserted 2 bases in 1 codon), with translation MLCLVAIRILKQQGLLQRSSCTVREMIDKVVRFHLIPEVMENRRSGIKQLEKDKSLSEIHPEQTXSKGKTSTLRKAATATIMGSVKSVGPHLLVLTFLLYMASSYPDLDYSHRCEECTLKMRTFFSKDQPIYQCTGCCFSRAYPTPLRIKTKMMNPKNITSEASCCVASRSHKVAVKNILPGNRPVMLRNHTQCECGTCIYHKN, from the exons ATGCTTTGCTTAGTTGCAATTCGCATCCTCAAGCAACAG GGATTATTACAGAGGTCATCATGCACAGTGAGGGAGATGATAGATAAGGTTGTCAGGTTTCACTTAATCCCGGAAGTGATGGAAAACAGGCGCTCAGGTATAAAACAGCTTGAGAAGGACAAGTCTTTATCAGAAATTCATCCTGAGCAGAC CTCCAAAGGGAAAACTTCAACTCTAAGAAAG GCAGCTACTGCAACCATAATGGGATCAGTGAAATCAGTTGGACCACATCTTCTTGTATTGACGTTCCTTCTCTACATGGCCAGTTCTTATCCCGACTTGGACTATTCACACA GATGTGAGGAGTGCACGttgaaaatgagaacatttttCTCAAAGGACCAACCCATCTATCAGTGTACGGGCTGCTGCTTCTCGAGAGCTTACCCGACACCTCTCCGGATCAAGACGAAAATGATGAACCCGAAAAATATCACCTCAGAGGCATCGTGCTGTGTTGCAAGTAGAAGCCATAAG GTAGCAGTGAAAAATATTCTGCCGGGAAACCGCCCTGTTATGTTGAGGAACCACACACAGTGCGAGTGCGGCACCTGCATATATCACAAGAACTAA
- the znf292a gene encoding zinc finger protein 292a: MAEGETEREYDTQKANDDLRGRFHGLTAALRESTKSPLEASLIFCQDFCQALVDYAGRWKTDEDPLPLLEVYTVAILSFANATSCLSSECENVPLLLEKLTLSCAELVLLLPQHIPGALWEEFQSSMKLAHSLLQESGSAQLRPLFALAQQDGIWSNTTLSSILSNTIPQTEQVHEYLELEGPTLLSMRIKHLIKVDSVDKAATLAKMCSEYPGYEGKGNFKQTYLLCICMTKTQEQLMEEISSIDCKDALEMICNLESEGDEKGAQCLCSAFLKRQLLQGEVYCAWELTLFWSKLLMRLESSAESFLRHSKEMALLCRSVCHILFLIKVIQNEVGEVGLPVCVEMCIQALKMTSSDHTDSKSTICKTISCILPTDLEVKRACQLTEFLLQPTVDSYYAVESLYNEPDQKPEEDGSLPVPNSLRCELLLALKTQWPFDPEFWDWKTLKCNCLALMGEEAAIVSSIDTLNDTDEQEVESTHGKLPEYRDLEDFLLNTTNELNEIADEKEKNREAKKLREQGFVSARFRNWRAYMQYCVLCDKEFLGHRIVRHAQKHFKDGVYLCPICADSFESKEVLEPHVASHVKQSCKERLAAMKTVGKGVKLPQSPKSPSKNMKCVPTMINSPVNNDPQTNIQSGKVEQKTVTQISQDCFCPVKNCSKAFKFFRNLMAHVRSHKDNEEAMRFLEIQKQKVVCQYCRRQFVNVRHLNDHLQMHCGSKPYICIQLDCRANFNSNSELLMHRKTHTEFKAQCMFPNCGQVFSEAYLLYDHEAQHYLTYTCQTDDCGKVCYSQGQFLSPQQIHNTNNAVNNVVAINESSPVIPKVELPQENMPCQVNAQSAVVCLDTSNSDAFMEEASMANTSSCSSPDMAKELIPIRVKHSIENMLNSVAHIELKDPDKCYTPLANPGSAPADLKAAPEAQYAHQAMAEQAKILPQPVPSATNVMASQPGGEQNNIQADDFQKAVPQMISPNQIKTEIPSSLLGYSPPRMPAVPNNEENLHSCPHPECTRAYSTNKSLSRHVKKQHPEIFEDWKLAKKYNKVVKITAKKAPAGVAARKQYPNGSKNPPIQPPNQPPNQPGPLCNKPGMEQMDYPAECSTSPAQCYPGSMDPVPITPMVNPTLYPAWGSSNNTGEISQPDVSQSWSSPQLSSCYPDAFNANEYPSRSYPQWQPDTYPTTASLPAEREHSMAALHGAVGSHIPSDSSLMSQYLSSSLMLDNGGQMHNGVNQFGLMPPDGRGVPMDAKKPSENVAGQSDNGDSMSTIHSLPEGSYHTPYAQSDNSVTRSSPVDIPLKCLSPEAQETSKPAAKLIKTENVASGYEHMDNAVDGMLSPQNITQTDFNFEGDCTNAECEPQATDDKEEADGQKGKRTKLSKRTKWPAIIKDGKVICRRCFREFTSTKSLGGHLSKRSQCRPLDEIDLTADLPTSFLDFLNDPHVPETNGGIFNLPNGDFPQESCSLTPMNSAMALKQEPQNTNITDFSNISAPALESQQEKAAGQAYTATAPPHQEDHLMEISNAFQRLDLIEAAQEKMRGNLSLEQSLTRCNTTTEPKPKKSKPTASKKDDKVLPKISKPFKCVRGDCEYSFMTKEALFRHLNKMHDYSNGMIEELKRNPSKLSPYTCHICNKTFTRTTGLRIHYEKVHRLSKAEAQKYKIYARNRHQVARMNVACTSEAAADTSGVTQSTASFPCIKQEPLDIEIEPHMKSANNPEAPLMASPGNPVNDGSPPATSTVTCLPPAESYLNDRPLAEDMQAYPERSQEQLTVAARCPDGQQKFGSTEKCDLLQPKAHHTVSKIREPKFSLPPGSASSSPEKPGSSKNTHTQDEVHKKLQKRTGLKMCDADNAFNPYRPYRCVHEGCTAAFTIQHNLILHYRAMHQASLPPSSAEDSPEKISVPNGQESYEMPGKGHEVRCQVKNCSRVFMGVTRLVQHYLLLHKFTRDKATSMMASMAIGTFDCDRPECALPFSSVDKYIEHIKNFHKEIAVSESGSVDTTFKCEYDGCERFYSTKSNLLRHLIKKHDYVYEPRSTDGRRNRAIGLFTSMNNGKENVENKFKMKKKNVKKKDGKTIEHWTNFGKPTLKTHDEASAMCTKKWPLQYPCMLIGCDTIEEAEKSIFKHYVTHGLTERYIEDQRSQFIFCKKYSRSRFRDEDKSEGASCTSSDENEPEEGDKSSEQNTDEALELIIQEDSKLSNDESVESQGSTGMEGGVKRGRPRKPVNPTPACPERIQTLRNRTTVSSSRENSNPGTPTPEEQQEEVNAMAGSFKPLGLEDSFLKFLETAESTHPSKRKLNDKPTAELPSKRRQTHKQRTALRTKTSDYIRGCEKLVDFRNPHNLKSVSNVKIVMDKTFSNGADLLLKQLQDMKPLVMIKKWLYSGS; encoded by the exons ATGGCGGAGGGGGAGACGGAGAGGGAATATGACACACAGAAAGCGAACGACGATCTCCGCGGCCGCTTTCACGGCTTGACCGCGGCCCTGAGGGAGAGCACGAAGTCGCCGCTGGAAGCCTCGCTGATTTTCTGCCAGGACTTTTGCCAG GCCCTGGTGGATTATGCCGGCCGTTGGAAAACCGACGAGGATCCACTGCCTTTGCTGGAGGTCTACACGGTGGCCATCCTCAGCTTCGCCAACGCCACCTCCTGTCTCTCCTCCGAATGTGAAAATGTGCCACTCCTACTTGAAAAGTTAACATT GAGCTGTGCGGAGCTGGTGCTCTTACTGCCCCAGCATATCCCTGGTGCCTTATGGGAGGAGTTTCAGTCCTCCATGAAG TTGGCACACAGCCTTTTGCAGGAAAGTGGGAGTGCACAGCTTCGCCCGCTTTTTGCTCTGGCACAGCAAGATGGCATCTGGTCCAACACCACACTCAGCAGCATCTTGTCCAACACCATCCCTCAAACTGAGCAAG TTCACGAGTATCTTGAGTTGGAAGGCCCCACTCTTCTCAGCATGCGCATAAAGCACCTTATCAAAGTAGACAGTGTTGACAAAGCCGCCACCCTTGCAAAGATGTGCTCGGAGTATCCAGGATATGAAGGAAAAGGGAACTTCAAACAAACCTACTTGCTCTGTATTTGTATGACCAAAACTCAGGAGCAGCTTATGGAAGAG ATATCATCAATAGACTGCAAAGATGCTCTGGAAATGATCTGCAACTTGGAGTCAGAAGGAGATGAGAAAGGAGCACAATGTTTATGTTCAGCCTTTCTCAAGCGACAGCTTCTTCAAGGAGAGGTTTATTGTGCCTG GGAACTTACGCTCTTCTGGAGTAAGCTACTCATGCGTTTGGAGTCTTCGGCCGAGTCTTTCCTCAGGCACAGCAAAGAGATGGCTCTTCTCTGCAGAAGTGTCTGTCACATTCTATTTCTTATCAAAGTCATCCAGAACGAG GTTGGAGAAGTGGGGCTTCCAGTTTGTGTGGAAATGTGCATTCAAGCTCTGAAAATGACCTCAAGTGACCATACGGACAGCAAATCCACAATCTGCAAGACTATTTCCTGCATCTTGCCGACTGATCTTGAAGTGAAGCGTGCGTGCCAGCTGACTGAATTCCTCCTCCAACCTACCGTTGACTCCTACTACGCTGTTGAGTCACTGTACAATGAACCGGATCAAAAGCCCGAGGAGGACGGGAGTCTGCCGGTGCCCAATTCCTTACGCTGTGAGTTACTGCTGGCCTTGAAGACACAGTGGCCTTTTGATCCAGAGTTCTGGGActggaaaacattgaaatgcAATTGCTTGGCACTGATGGGCGAGGAAGCAGCTATCGTGTCATCTATTGATACGCTCAATGACACGGACGAACAAGAGGTGGAAAGTACACACGGAAAACTCCCCGAGTACAGAGACCTGGAGGATTTTCTGTTAAACACTACGAATGAACTCAATGAAATCGCagacgaaaaagaaaaaaacagagaaGCAAAGAAACTCCGGGAGCAAGGATTTGTATCGGCTCGCTTTCGAAACTGGCGTGCCTACATGCAGTATTGTGTTCTTTGTGACAAGGAGTTCTTGGGTCACAGAATAGTTCGGCACGCTCAGAAGCATTTTAAAGATGGAGTGTATCTATGTCCTATTTGTGCAGACAGCTTTGAAAGTAAAGAGGTTTTAGAGCCACATGTAGCGTCACATGTCAAGCAGTCCTGTAAAGAGCGTCTTGCTGCGATGAAAACTGTAGGAAAGGGGGTAAAACTACCGCAGTCTCCTAAAAGTCCatcaaaaaatatgaaatgtgtTCCAACGATGATTAATAGCCCTGTCAATAATGATCCCCAAACCAATATCCAATCAGGGAAGGTAGAACAAAAGACTGTCACACAAATAAGCCAAGATTGCTTCTGTCCCGTTAAAAATTGCTCCAAAGCGTTCAAGTTTTTCCGCAACCTCATGGCTCATGTCAGGTCACACAAAGACAATGAAGAGGCCATGAGATTTTTGGAGATACAGAAACAAAAAGTGGTGTGCCAGTATTGCCGGCGGCAGTTTGTTAATGTCCGACATCTCAATGATCATTTGCAGATGCATTGTGGCAGCAAaccatacatatgcatacaacTAGATTGCAGGGCCAACTTTAATTCCAATTCGGAACTTCTCATGCAtaggaaaacacacacagagttTAAGGCCCAGTGTATGTTTCCAAACTGTGGGCAGGTTTTCAGCGAAGCCTACCTTTTGTACGATCACGAGGCTCAGCATTACCTTACCTACACCTGCCAGACCGATGACTGCGGAAAAGTATGCTACTCCCAGGGTCAATTCTTATCTCCCCAACAGATTCACAATACCAACAATGCAGTCAACAATGTGGTAGCCATAAATGAGAGTTCTCCCGTCATTCCCAAAGTTGAACTGCCACAGGAGAATATGCCATGTCAGGTAAACGCGCAATCTGCTGTTGTTTGCCTTGACACGAGTAATTCTGATGCATTTATGGAAGAAGCTTCAATGGCAAACACATCGTCGTGCAGTTCCCCAGATATGGCTAAAGAGCTCATTCCTATTAGAGTAAAACATTCGATTGAAAACATGTTGAATTCTGTGGCACATATTGAACTGAAAGATCCAGACAAATGCTACACTCCACTAGCAAACCCTGGCTCAGCACCAGCGGACTTGAAAGCGGCACCAGAGGCTCAGTATGCACACCAGGCAATGGCAGAGCAAGCGAAGATTCTCCCGCAGCCTGTCCCCAGTGCTACCAATGTCATGGCAAGTCAACCGGGAGGAGAGCAAAATAACATACAAGCTGATGACTTTCAGAAAGCGGTACCGCAAATGATTTCTCCTAACCAAATCAAGACAGAAATCCCTTCTTCATTGCTGGGCTATTCACCCCCAAGAATGCCTGCTGTACCCAATAACGAAGAAAACTTGCATAGCTGCCCGCATCCTGAGTGCACAAGGGCTTACAGTACAAACAAGAGTTTGTCAAGACACGTGAAGAAGCAACATCCTGAAATCTTTGAGGACTGGAAGTTGGCCAAGAAATACAACAAAGTGGTCAAAATTACAGCGAAAAAGGCACCAGCTGGAGTAGCTGCGCGCAAGCAGTACCCCAACGGTAGCAAGAACCCCCCAATTCAGCCGCCAAACCAGCCACCAAATCAGCCCGGACCTCTATGCAACAAACCCGGGATGGAGCAAATGGATTACCCAGCAGAATGTTCAACCTCACCTGCCCAGTGCTATCCTGGTTCAATGGACCCTGTGCCCATCACTCCAATGGTGAACCCCACACTGTACCCAGCCTGGGGGAGCTCCAACAATACTGGGGAAATCAGTCAGCCCGACGTGTCCCAGTCATGGTCTTCACCTCAACTGAGCAGCTGCTACCCAGATGCCTTCAATGCGAACGAATACCCCTCCCGCAGCTACCCACAATGGCAGCCTGATACTTATCCAACCACAGCTTCACTCCCAGCTGAAAGAGAGCACTCAATGGCAGCTTTACATGGAGCCGTTGGATCTCATATTCCTTCAGATTCAAGTTTAATGTCCCAATACTTATCCAGTTCGTTGATGCTTGACAACGGAGGGCAAATGCACAATGGTGTTAATCAGTTTGGATTAATGCCTCCTGATGGCAGGGGAGTTCCAATGGATGCAAAGAAACCCAGTGAAAATGTGGCAGGACAGTCGGATAATGGGGACAGCATGTCGACAATTCACAGTTTACCCGAAGGAAGTTACCACACTCCGTATGCTCAAAGCGATAACTCAGTGACACGGAGTTCACCAGTTGATATTCCTTTGAAATGTCTGAGCCCAGAGGCCCAAGAGACATCAAAACCTGcagcaaaattaattaaaacagaaaatgtgGCGTCTGGGTATGAACATATGGACAATGCTGTGGATGGCATGCTTAGCCCACAAAATATCACCCAGACTGACTTTAATTTTGAAGGAGACTGTACTAATGCGGAATGTGAACCTCAAGCTACTGATGATAAAGAGGAAGCTGATGGCCAAAAAGGAAAACGTACTAAGCTGAGCAAGCGAACCAAATGGCCAGCCATTATTAAGGACGGCAAAGTCATTTGTAGAAGGTGCTTCAGAGAGTTCACAAGCACAAAGTCCCTCGGAGGTCATCTGTCCAAACGCTCGCAGTGCAGGCCGTTAGATGAAATAGACCTGACTGCTGATCTTCCGACATCCTTTCTTGATTTTCTCAATGACCCTCATGTCCCAGAAACTAATGGGGGCATTTTTAACTTGCCAAATGGTGACTTCCCGCAAGAATCGTGTAGCTTGACCCCAATGAACTCTGCTATGGCACTGAAACAAGAAccccaaaatacaaatataaccGACTTTTCAAACATCTCTGCTCCGGCCCTTGAAAGTCAGCAAGAGAAAGCAGCAGGCCAGGCTTACACTGCCACTGCTCCGCCTCATCAAGAGGATCACTTGATGGAAATATCCAATGCCTTTCAGAGGTTGGATTTGATTGAAGCTGCCCAAGAGAAGATGCGGGGTAATTTGTCCTTAGAGCAAAGTCTCACCCGTTGTAATACAACCACTGAACCTAAACCTAAAAAAAGCAAACCCACAGCAAGCAAGAAAGATGACAAGGTTTTACCCAAAATATCTAAACCTTTTAAATGTGTTAGAGGAGATTGTGAGTACTCATTCATGACAAAGGAGGCATTATTcagacatttaaataaaatgcacgATTACTCTAACGGTATGATTGAAGAATTGAAACGAAACCCATCCAAACTGTCTCCGTACACTTGCCACATTTGCAACAAAACCTTTACAAGAACGACAGGCTTGAGAATTCATTATGAGAAGGTCCATCGATTGTCAAAGGCAGAAGCACAGAAGTACAAGATATATGCTCGAAATAGACACCAAGTAGCCCGAATGAACGTTGCGTGTACAAGTGAGGCTGCCGCTGACACGAGTGGCGTCACACAATCCACAGCTAGCTTCCCTTGTATTAAACAAGAGCCCCTTGACATTGAAATTGAACCTCACATGAAAAGTGCAAACAATCCAGAAGCTCCTCTCATGGCTTCACCGGGAAATCCTGTAAATGATGGCTCCCCACCCGCAACATCAACTGTCACCTGTTTGCCACCGGCTGAAAGCTATTTAAATGACAGGCCATTGGCTGAGGACATGCAGGCTTATCCTGAAAGATCCCAAGAACAGCTGACAGTGGCGGCTAGATGTCCAGATGGCCAACAGAAATTTGGTTCAACAGAGAAATGTGATCTTCTGCAACCAAAAGCGCATCATACCGTCAGCAAAATAAGGGAACCAAAGTTCAGCCTTCCTCCTGGTTCTGCTTCATCTTCCCCAGAAAAACCAGGCAGCtcaaaaaacacgcacacacaagatgAAGTCCACAAAAAGCTTCAAAAAAGAACGGGGCTCAAAATGTGTGACGCCGACAACGCCTTCAATCCATATCGACCGTATCGCTGTGTTCATGAAGGATGCACTGCTGCATTTACCATCCAGCACAATTTGATCCTACATTACCGCGCCATGCATCAGGCGTCACTGCCCCCAAGCAGCGCAGAGGACAGCCCCGAGAAGATAAGCGTACCAAACGGCCAAGAAAGCTACGAGATGCCAGGCAAAGGTCACGAAGTCAGGTGCCAAGTGAAAAACTGCTCACGGGTGTTCATGGGAGTCACCAGGTTAGTGCAACATTACCTTTTGCTTCACAAATTCACCCGCGACAAAGCCACCTCAATGATGGCCAGCATGGCCATAGGGACTTTCGACTGCGATCGGCCTGAGTGCGCCCTCCCCTTCAGCTCAGTGGACAAGTACATCGAGCACATCAAGAATTTCCACAAAGAAATTGCCGTCTCAGAGAGTGGCTCAGTTGATACCACATTCAAGTGCGAGTATGACGGGTGCGAGCGCTTTTACTCCACAAAGTCAAATCTCCTTCGCCACCTGATAAAAAAGCACGACTACGTTTATGAGCCGAGATCAACCGATGGAAGAAGGAATAGAGCGATAGGATTGTTCACTTCGATGAATAATGGAAAAGAGAATGtggaaaacaaattcaaaatgaagaagaaaaatgtaaagaaaaaagacGGAAAGACCATTGAACATTGGACCAATTTTGGGAAGCCTACGCTTAAAACGCACGATGAAGCATCAGCCATGTGCACTAAGAAGTGGCCATTGCAGTACCCATGCATGCTAATAGGCTGTGATACAATTGAGGAAgcagaaaaaagtatttttaaacattatgtGACTCATGGCCTCACTGAGAGATACATCGAAGACCAGAGGAGCCAGTTCATTTTCTGCAAAAAGTACTCACGATCCAGATTCAGAGATGAGGACAAATCAGAGGGCGCATCATGCACGTCCTCTGATGAGAACGAACCAGAAGAGGGTGACAAATCCTCAGAGCAAAACACAGACGAGGCACTAGAACTAATAATCCAGGAGGACAGCAAGCTTTCTAATGACGAAAGCGTCGAGTCCCAAGGGTCAACTGGGATGGAAGGTGGAGTTAAAAGAGGTCGTCCCAGAAAACCTGTCAATCCAACACCAGCTTGTCCCGAGAGGATACAAACCCTTCGCAATCGTACGACTGTTAGCAGCTCAAGAGAGAACTCCAATCCTGGTACCCCTACACCCGAAGAGCAACAAGAGGAGGTTAACGCCATGGCAGGGTCTTTCAAACCTTTGGGACTGGAGGACTCTTTCCTTAAATTCTTAGAAACCGCCGAGTCGACCCACCCCTCCAAACGCAAACTGAACGATAAACCTACTGCCGAGCTGCCGTCCAAAAGACGACAAACTCACAAACAGAGGACTGCTTTGAGAACTAAAACCAGTGATTACATTCGAGGTTGTGAGAAACTTGTAGACTTTAGAAATCCACATAATCTCAAATCAGTGAGCAATGTGAAAATAGTCAtggataaaacattttcaaatggtgcTGATCTTTTGCTTAAGCAGCTGCAAGACATGAAGCCCTTGGTTATGATAAAAAAGTGGCTTTACAGCGGATCATAG